Proteins encoded by one window of uncultured Sunxiuqinia sp.:
- a CDS encoding oligosaccharide flippase family protein, whose protein sequence is MKRKFVTNLLLLLFLNLLIKPFWIFGIDRTVQNVVGAESYGLYFSLLNFSIVLNILLDLGITNFNNRNIAQHSHLLQKYLNNIVGLKFLLAVGYAFVCLIVAMVIGYNEVQLHLLLFLIFNQFLISFTFYLRSNISGLHLFRTDSLLSVLDRSLMIVFCSVLLFTDCFGGFFSITWFVYAQTLAYLFAALITFFTVLYYARGIRIKVDLKYILLILRQSYPFALLILLMSFYNRIDSVMLERMLPDPLGKQQAGIYAQAFRLLDAFAMFGALFAGLLLPIFARMIKQRDDLGQLIQIAFLLIIVPAILVGVAANFYGFEIMNLLYHEHVQESAPIFGILMIGFICIATTYIFGTLLTANGSLKQLNWMAFSGMIINVVLNLILIPQIQATGSAYASLVTQLLTAVAQVAIAVSIFKMKVNYLLILKITGFTLFAILAAKLSLLIDNWAIGFASMIIAGISYAFVSRLISLKALFQILTEKQA, encoded by the coding sequence TTGAAACGCAAGTTTGTCACGAACCTTTTACTACTCCTTTTCCTAAACCTACTAATCAAACCTTTTTGGATTTTTGGTATTGACCGAACGGTTCAAAATGTGGTTGGTGCAGAAAGCTATGGGTTGTATTTTTCGTTGCTGAACTTCTCAATAGTTCTCAATATCTTACTTGACCTGGGAATCACCAATTTCAACAACAGAAACATAGCACAACACAGTCATCTGCTTCAAAAATACCTCAACAATATTGTTGGGCTTAAATTTTTGCTGGCTGTTGGTTACGCCTTTGTTTGTCTGATCGTTGCCATGGTCATTGGCTACAACGAAGTTCAACTGCATTTGCTACTCTTTTTGATTTTTAACCAATTTCTGATTTCCTTTACCTTTTACCTACGATCGAATATTAGCGGATTACACCTGTTCCGCACCGACAGCTTGCTTTCGGTGCTCGACCGAAGCCTGATGATCGTGTTTTGCAGCGTATTGCTTTTTACCGATTGTTTTGGCGGCTTTTTCTCCATCACCTGGTTTGTGTATGCTCAAACACTAGCCTACTTGTTCGCAGCTCTAATCACCTTTTTTACCGTTTTATACTATGCCCGGGGAATCCGTATCAAAGTCGATTTAAAATATATTCTACTCATTCTCAGACAAAGTTATCCGTTCGCCTTGCTAATTTTATTGATGTCTTTTTATAACCGGATTGATTCGGTGATGCTGGAACGCATGCTGCCTGATCCCCTCGGAAAACAACAGGCCGGTATTTACGCGCAAGCTTTTCGCTTATTGGACGCTTTTGCCATGTTTGGGGCATTGTTTGCCGGATTATTGCTCCCCATTTTTGCCCGCATGATCAAACAGCGTGATGATTTGGGGCAGCTCATTCAGATTGCGTTTTTACTGATTATTGTACCAGCAATTCTGGTTGGGGTCGCGGCGAATTTCTATGGCTTCGAAATCATGAATCTGCTGTATCACGAGCATGTTCAGGAGTCAGCACCAATCTTTGGAATTCTCATGATTGGGTTCATCTGTATTGCCACCACTTACATTTTTGGTACCCTTTTAACGGCCAACGGAAGTTTAAAGCAGCTCAACTGGATGGCTTTCTCGGGTATGATCATTAATGTAGTACTCAACCTGATTTTGATTCCACAAATACAGGCAACCGGATCAGCTTATGCCAGCTTGGTGACCCAACTGCTAACCGCTGTTGCACAGGTTGCTATTGCTGTTTCTATTTTTAAAATGAAAGTCAACTACTTGCTAATCCTGAAGATCACTGGATTTACCTTATTTGCAATTTTAGCAGCAAAACTTAGCTTGTTGATTGATAACTGGGCCATTGGTTTTGCCTCCATGATAATTGCCGGAATCAGTTATGCATTTGTCAGCCGATTAATTTCGCTAAAAGCCCTTTTCCAAATTTTGACAGAAAAGCAAGCATGA
- a CDS encoding DUF3267 domain-containing protein: MKHRLTPKDLIEGDEFELLAEVDHLHIKQFINEQIISEKKLIHQYSVYQIAMIALFILLLAKAILLYTSGISQPLGAIGASLVFSFSLLIILHELIHAAAYRLVGTGKVQFGAIWRKFIFYAAVDQEVIDYSSFRIVALAPFVVVKAISILFALIFWSTSWAYFFVSLMCIHSLFCAGDIAMLAFYKRHPNNEIYNFDDISQKKTFFYFKKKNLTK, from the coding sequence ATGAAACACCGTCTAACACCAAAAGATTTAATTGAAGGTGACGAGTTTGAGTTGCTGGCCGAAGTCGATCACTTGCATATCAAGCAATTTATTAACGAGCAGATTATTAGCGAGAAAAAGTTGATCCATCAATATTCGGTTTACCAAATAGCGATGATCGCTCTCTTTATTCTTCTTCTGGCAAAAGCTATTCTTCTGTATACGAGTGGTATTAGTCAGCCACTTGGGGCAATTGGAGCCTCTCTGGTGTTTTCATTTTCATTGCTCATTATTCTTCACGAATTGATTCATGCTGCCGCTTACCGGTTGGTTGGCACGGGCAAGGTTCAGTTCGGTGCTATTTGGCGGAAGTTTATTTTTTACGCAGCCGTCGATCAGGAAGTCATTGATTATTCTTCGTTTCGGATAGTTGCCCTAGCACCTTTCGTCGTTGTGAAAGCAATCAGTATCTTATTCGCCCTTATTTTTTGGAGCACTTCATGGGCATACTTCTTTGTTAGCCTGATGTGCATTCACTCCTTGTTCTGCGCGGGCGACATCGCCATGCTGGCTTTTTACAAACGACACCCCAATAATGAAATTTACAATTTTGACGACATCAGCCAAAAGAAAACATTCTTCTATTTCAAAAAAAAGAATTTAACTAAATAG
- a CDS encoding glycosyltransferase family 1 protein — protein MIIAVNTRLLQKGKLEGIGWFTKETISRITQNHPEHQFLFIFDRKYDEDFVFSDNVKPIVISPPTRHPLLWFLWFEIRIPQVLRKYKADLFLSPDGYLSLNTRVKQLAVIHDINFAHRPKDLPWLTAKYCNYFFPRFAKRAKRIATVSYYSKEDICRTYQIPADDIDVVYNGVNKIYTVTSEEDKATTREKYTNGEAYFLYIGSLHPRKNICGLLRAFDAFRTSVDSDIKLVITGGEMFKTSDITRTYEGMRFKDDVVFTGRLPIEELHQVLGAALAMTFVPYFEGFGIPVIEGMSAGIPVICSNTTSLPEVGGNAVYYADPFEVSQIKDAMIRVANDADLRAELIEKGHKQQTKFTWDKTADQLWGSIQICLNT, from the coding sequence ATGATCATCGCTGTAAATACCCGCCTATTACAAAAAGGAAAACTTGAAGGAATTGGTTGGTTTACCAAAGAAACAATTTCCCGAATCACTCAGAATCATCCTGAGCATCAGTTTCTTTTTATTTTTGACCGGAAGTATGATGAGGATTTTGTTTTTTCGGATAATGTGAAACCGATTGTGATTTCACCACCAACCCGACATCCATTGTTGTGGTTTTTGTGGTTTGAGATTCGTATCCCGCAGGTGCTTCGGAAATATAAAGCGGACTTATTTCTATCTCCCGATGGTTATTTGTCGTTAAATACCCGGGTGAAACAGCTGGCTGTTATTCATGATATTAACTTTGCACACCGCCCAAAGGATTTACCCTGGCTGACGGCGAAGTATTGCAATTATTTTTTCCCCCGGTTTGCCAAGCGCGCGAAACGTATTGCCACGGTTTCGTATTATTCCAAGGAAGATATTTGCCGAACCTACCAAATACCTGCCGATGATATTGACGTGGTGTACAATGGCGTAAACAAGATATATACCGTTACTTCAGAGGAAGATAAAGCGACTACCCGCGAAAAATATACCAATGGGGAAGCATATTTTTTATACATCGGGTCACTACATCCTCGAAAGAATATTTGTGGATTGCTGCGTGCTTTCGATGCTTTTCGTACCTCTGTAGATTCGGATATTAAATTAGTGATTACCGGAGGTGAAATGTTTAAAACCAGTGATATTACCAGAACCTACGAAGGAATGCGTTTTAAAGATGATGTGGTTTTTACCGGGCGCTTGCCTATTGAAGAGTTGCATCAGGTGCTGGGCGCTGCTTTGGCCATGACTTTTGTCCCGTATTTTGAGGGTTTTGGGATTCCGGTTATTGAAGGGATGAGTGCCGGAATTCCCGTTATTTGCTCCAACACCACCTCATTGCCCGAGGTTGGAGGCAATGCAGTTTATTATGCTGATCCGTTTGAGGTGAGCCAAATTAAAGATGCCATGATCCGGGTGGCCAACGATGCAGACCTTCGGGCAGAACTGATTGAAAAAGGTCACAAACAACAGACAAAATTTACTTGGGACAAAACAGCAGATCAACTGTGGGGAAGCATTCAAATTTGTTTGAACACCTGA